The window ACGCGCGGCGCGCTCGACGCGGCGCGAACCGTCGTCCGTGGAGGGCGGTCCTCGAACCGGGACGAGGCCCCCCACGCAACGGGGTGCGTCGTGCATCCCGTCGAGCCCATCGCCGTCGACGGCGCCCCGGATGCCGTACGTACGGCGCCGCCACGCGAACCCTGCCCCTCGACGACGCTGCGCCGCCCCCCCGCGCTGACCCCTCCGTTTCGGTACGCCGCTCGCGCGTCCGCCCCCTCCGACTCGAAAGGTGGTCGCATGCCCCGACGCAGCCCCCCGCCCCTCCTGCTCGCCCTCGTCGCCCTGCTCACGCTCGCAGCGAGCTGCGAACGCGGACCCGACCTCGCCACGACCCTCCGCATCGACGGCGCCGACGTGCGCACCACCGACGACCGACCCGTCGTCCGCGTCACGGGCCGCTTCACAGGCGATACGATCATCGCGATCTGCGACCAACCCCTCGACGCGCAAGCCTTCCGAACGCACCCGGAGGCGGGGACGTGGATCCCCCTCGAACGCGCCGACGCCGACCGCCTCTACACCCGCGCGCGCGGCATGCTCCCCCCCCTTCCCCCCGGCACGACGTGCGACGTTCGCCTGCAACGCAACGGCGAACCCCTCGAACGCCAATCCGACGAAGCCTCCACCACCATCACCCTCGACCCCGACGTGCCCGACGCGCCCACCCGCCTCACGGTCACGCCGAGCGACGCGACGCTACGCGTCGCGTTCGCCGCGCCCGACGACAACGGCGCCGCCATCCGCAACTACGCCCATACGTTCGACGATCCACTCGACGCGAACGCCGCATGGACGCCTCTCTCCCCGAGCGACGCGACGCCCCCCATCACGGTGACGGGCCTCCGCAACGGCGTGACGTACGACGTCGCCCTACGCGCCCTCAACGATGCCGGCGCGGGGCGTGCCAGCGCGCCCATCACGGCCACGCCCTTCACCACGCCCGGCGCACCCCGCAACGTCACCCTCGTGGCGGGAGACGCACGCCTCACCGTGTCCTTCACGCCTCCCAGCGACAACGGCGCGCCCATCACCCACTACGCGTACCGGGCCGACGCACCCGGC of the Trueperaceae bacterium genome contains:
- a CDS encoding fibronectin type III domain-containing protein, translated to MPRRSPPPLLLALVALLTLAASCERGPDLATTLRIDGADVRTTDDRPVVRVTGRFTGDTIIAICDQPLDAQAFRTHPEAGTWIPLERADADRLYTRARGMLPPLPPGTTCDVRLQRNGEPLERQSDEASTTITLDPDVPDAPTRLTVTPSDATLRVAFAAPDDNGAAIRNYAHTFDDPLDANAAWTPLSPSDATPPITVTGLRNGVTYDVALRALNDAGAGRASAPITATPFTTPGAPRNVTLVAGDARLTVSFTPPSDNGAPITHYAYRADAPGHTGTWTPLTPADSTPPLTLTGLRNDTTYTVTLRAINRAGSGAPSAPATATPTAPAP